Genomic segment of Corynebacterium appendicis CIP 107643:
GCCCACCGTCAGCCTCGACGAAGGCGTGGCGCGCACTGTCGAGTTCTTTAGGAGCCAGCGATGAAGACGAAAGCGAAGTTTTCCGACAACCCGGTCTTGTCCAACCAGTGGGTCACTCTGGAGCCGCTGAGTCTCGAGCATGCGGAGGCTCTCGCGGAGTGCGTCGGGGACCTGTCGGACCTGTGGTACCAAGACCACATTCCCACGGCTGACGGTGTCCCGGCTTATATCGAGGACTACCTCGCAGAACACGAACGAGGTGAGCGCGCTCCGTGGGCGATCGTCGACCCGGCCGGCAGCGCCATTGGCGTGACCACGTTCTTCCACCCGGATCCTGCGAACCGCAGCATCGAGATCGGGTCGACGTGGATCACCAAAGACGCCCAAGGCGCCCCGTTCAATAAGGCCACGAAATTGCTCTTGCTCCAGCGCGCTTTCGAGGACCTCGGGTGCCTGCGCGTCGAGATCCGCACGCATTTCATGAACCGGCAGTCGCGTGCCGCGATCGAGAGCCTCGGCGCTAAGCTCGACGGAGTGCTGCGACGCCATAAGATCCTTAAAAGCGGCCTCGTCCGCGACACCTGCGTCTACTCCATCCTGGACACCGAGTGGCCCGAGGTGAAGACCGCGCTCGAGGCGCGGCTGCGAGCTTAAGACCGCTGCCTGGCTTCTCGGGCTGAAGCTTCCTCAACAGTCGGTGCGGAAGCTCCATGCGAGGCGACTTCAGTCCCCTCAGTCGTCTCCGCGATGTCTCGGCGGCCGATCTTGCGGGTGCGTAGGTAGAGCCAGATTCCGCCGATCCAGGTGAACGCAATGACCGCGATCAACGCCACCAGCGGGGCGATCTCGCCGGGTAGCTCGGTTGAAGCGTTGAAGATCGAGTGAATGGCGAATCCGAGGAAGTACCAGATGACCAGTTGGCCGATGCGCCAGCCGAGGGATTTGTCCGTGCGGCACAAAAAGACGCCGAGGCCCCATGCCGAGAGACCGAGGTAGAGCGAGTGGCCCCATGGTCCAGGGAC
This window contains:
- a CDS encoding GNAT family N-acetyltransferase produces the protein MKTKAKFSDNPVLSNQWVTLEPLSLEHAEALAECVGDLSDLWYQDHIPTADGVPAYIEDYLAEHERGERAPWAIVDPAGSAIGVTTFFHPDPANRSIEIGSTWITKDAQGAPFNKATKLLLLQRAFEDLGCLRVEIRTHFMNRQSRAAIESLGAKLDGVLRRHKILKSGLVRDTCVYSILDTEWPEVKTALEARLRA